ATAGAGGCGGCAAACAGGACAGCGGTTTTCAATTCAATCATTTTGAAATATTGCGGAACAGAGATTTTATTCAACTGCTCATAATTCAAATCAAACTGCTGTCCTTCGCAAACTTTTACCGCCATTTCGGAGAAGACCGGAAAAATTATTTCAAACTGCGTTGATTCGGAAAGAAGTTGAAATGCTTTCACCAGCATCACATCTCCGCTGAGAATTGCCGAGGATGAATTCCATTTCTGATGAACAGTGGGCTGATTTCTCCGCAGCGGTGCATTGTCCATAATATCATCATGCACCAAGGTGAAATTGTGAAATAATTCTATTGCAAGCGCGGCAGGAATTGCATCTTCCGTCTTTCCTTCAAACAAATCGTTTGCCAGCAAAACAAAAAGAGGACGGATTCTTTTTCCTCCGAGAGAAAGCATATAACGAATCGGTTCGTATAACTCAACCGGGGAAATTGAAAGCTCTTGGAAAAGTTTTTTTATTTCTTCGTCAATTTTATTTTGAACCTCTTTTACCACGAAGAATTATTTTCCCTGGATGTATTTCGTATCTGCAAGGATTTTTTTCAAGCCCTCTTCAAGCGGAATAAAGGAGCGATGTAAAAGTTTTTTCATCTTGGACGCATCCGGCTGCCTGCGCGTCATATCGCCCTCGGGAAGCGGAGGCAGGTGAATAATTTTTGATTTTGATTTGGTGAGTTTCACAATTGTTTTTGCAAGTTCAAGAATGGTGATTTCAATATCGCTGCCGATATTGACTACATCATTCACAAAAAGATTTTTGTAAAAAGAATTTGTGGTTGCTTCAATATTATCATCTACATAACAAAAAGTGCGCGTTTGTTTTCCATCGCCATACACTTCAATGTTTTCATTTTTCATAGAGCGATTTATGAATTTTGAAATCACAAAATCTTTGCTCTGCTTTGGTCCGTACGTATTGAAAAAACGAAACACCGTATAATCCAAACCAAATTCTTTTTTGTATGCTTTCAAATATGCTTCGCCAATATTTTTTACAATCGCATAGGGCAAACGGGAATTGAGCGGAGTGGTTTCCTCATGTTGCGGAAGTTCAACCGGCTCGCCATATACTTCGGAAGAAGAAGAATAATAAATTCTTTTTACTCCGGTGCTTTTTGAAAGGTTAAGAATATTTTTTATTCCCGAAACATCGTTCAGCACTTTCACCGGATTTTCGAGTGTACGTTTTACGCCTACAAGCGCGGCATAGTGAAAAACATAATCGGGCTGGAACGAGAAAAAAATATTTGAAATGTCATCGAAAAAATTTACATCGGCTTTGATGAAGCGAATGTTATCGGATTTTGAATGCGGAATTTTTTCAAGTGCTCCCGTGGATAAATCATCCACAATCACAATATGATTTTTAGATTGCTCTGCTAATTTTTCGGCAAGATAACTTGCTATGAATCCCGCTCCGCCTGTGATTAAAATTTTTTGTGGCATAAATTATTCGTCAGCAATTTTCAAAAGATATTTTCCATATCCGCTTTTCATCAGCGGTTCGGCAAGTTTTTTCAGTTGCGCTTTGTTGATGAACTTCATCCTGTAGGCGACTTCCTCAATGCATCCGATTTTTAAATCCTGACGCTCTTCAATCACCTGCACAAATTGGCTTGCCTGCATCAGCGAAGAAAAAGTTCCGGTATCAAGCCATGCAGTTCCGCGGTCGAGAATTCCAACTTTTAATTTTCCTTGTTCTAAATATTTTTTGTTTACTTCCGTAATTTCATATTCACCGCGAGCGCTGGGTTTTAAATTTTTTGCAACTTTCACAACCGAGTTATCATAAAAATATAATCCGGGCACCGCGTAATTTGATTTCGGCTCTTCGGGTTTTTCCTCTATGGAAATTGCGTTTCCTTTTTTATCGAACTCCACTACGCCATAACGCTCGGGATCAGAAACGTGATAAGCAAACACAACTCCTCCATTGGGATTCTGATGCTGCTTCAGCAATCTTCCCAGACCCGAACCATAAAAAATGTTATCTCCAAGAATGAGCACAACGGAATCTTTCCCGATAAATTTTTCTCCAATCACAAATGCCTGCGCAAGCCCGTTCGGAATTTTTTGTTCGGCATAGGAAAATTTGCATCCGATATTTTTTCCATCGCCTAAAAGTTTTTCGAAGCAAGGCAAATCGTGCGGAGTGGAGATAATAAGAATTTCATTTATGCCTGCCATCATCAGCGTGGAAAGCGGATAATAAATCATCGGCTTGTCGTACACGGGCATAATTTGTTTGCTGATGGCGAGCGTGAGCGGATGAAGCCGCGTGCCTGAACCTCCTGCGAGAATAATTCCTTTCATTGGTACGGATAACGAATGGCTACGAATATACAAATTGTCATTCTGAGCGAAGCGAAGAATCTAATGTCACTATCGCTACAAACTCACATTACTTTTTTCTTCTTCCTCATCTTCTTCATCAACTCCAATGAGCGGTTTTTCAAGAATATCTTTTACTGCTTTTCTTTTTTCCAGTGAAAGCAAAATGGAAGGGAGCAAAATTAAATTAGTAGTAAGAGAAACTGCCAGCGTAATTGAAATTAAAATTCCCATAGCCACTGTTCCGCCAAAAGTGGAAAAAGCAAAAATTGCGAAGCCGAAAAATAAAATTGTGTTCGTATAAATCATGCTCGTGCCAAGTTCACGCACGGTGCGTGAAATTGCTTTTGAACGGTCTTCGTGCAGTTTGCGGAGTTGGTGGCGATACTCGGTGAGAATGTAAATTGTTCCGTCAGATGCAATGCCGAATGCGATGCTGAAAATTAAAATCGTGCTCGGCTTGAACGGAATTCCTGCAAAGCCCATGATGCCTGCAGTGATGGCAAGCGGAATCAAACACGGAAGTTTTGAGAGGACAATTATCCATACCGAGCGGAACAAAACAATTCCGATAATTAAAATTAATCCTATGGCGATGAGCAAACTCACAAAGAGATGATGAAAAAGGTACGCGTTGCTTTTCAGAAACACATGGCTCAATCCTGTGAGCGCAACTTTGTATTTCAAACTATCGGCAGCCCACGCATTTGTTTCGTGATTGAAATTAAAAATAGAATCAACCCGCGGTCGAATGTCATTCAGAAGTTTCTGCAATGAATCGGTTCCCACATCTGCCATCTGAAAACTCACGCGCGTAAATTGTTTTGTACTGTCCATGAACGATGCGAGTTTGTTCTCTTTCCCTTTAATCGTCTGCATGTAATCGCGGAGTTTTGCCAACTCCATTGCACCCGGAAGCACTTTGTATTTTTTTGCATCGCCATTGTTGTACGCCTGATAAGCAAACTTCAATCCTTCTACGATGGAAAGCGGTTTTGAAAATGCTCCGTATTTTTTCATCATGCGCTGCAGCGATTGAATTTTATACAGCGTTGGAATTGCAGAGCCGCCACGGTCGGCAAACACACCGTTTTTCTTTTTCGTGTCTACATTTATTTCAAACGGCATTACTCCGTGAAAATTCCGCTCGAAGAAATGCAAGTGTTCATACACCGGGTCTTTCTTCGGCAAATCATCCACAAGAAAACCAATCACGCGGATTTTTGTCATTCCATAGAGAGAAATCAGCGTGATGATGGTGATGATGGAATAAATTGCCGCACGCTTGTGGTGAACAAGTTGATCCACCACTTCCATCGTGCGCAAAATATATTTGTTCTGCAAATGTTTTGTGTGCTTGGGCGCGGGAAGAAAACTATATATAATAGGAAGAAGAATATGTGCGATGACATAAGTTGACATTACATTTATTGCTGCAACAATTCCGAATTCCACAAGCAGCGTGCTGTTCGTAAAATAAAAAACTCCGAAGCCGATGGCAGTGGTGATGTTCGCCAAAAAATTCGACACCGAAACTTTTTGCACCGCCCGAGCGAGCGCTTTGATTTTATTTCCGTGGCTCACTAATTCTTCCTGGTATTTGTTGATGATGAAAATGCAGTTCGGCACTCCAATCACAAGAATCAGCGGTGGAATTAATCCCGAGAGAATGGTGATTTTATATCCGAAGAGTTGCAGCGTTCCCACAGAAATCACAACGCCCACCAAACAAACAAGAATGGAAAAAAATACCGCGAGGAATGAACGGAAGAAAAGAAAAAGCAAAATGGAAGTTACCGCGATGGCGAGCAGGAGAAACAAAAACATTTCACTCGAAACTTTTTTCATAAACACGGTGCGGATGTACGGCATGCCCGAATAATGCATGGCAATATTATTTGCCTGCCCGAATTCATCTCCGAGTTTTTGTATGTCCTGCGAAATGGTAATTCTGTCTTTTGAATTCAAATGTTCTTTGTCGAACGTAATTGCCATCAGCGTGGCATTCGAGTCGGAATTAAAAATTAATCCTTCGTAAAACGGAAGCGATAAAATTTTTCTGTGAATGCTGTCGAGTTCATTTTGTGTTTGCGGTTTTTCTTTCAGCAGCGGAATAAAATCAAAACGGCTCAAACTATCATTGCGCTTCATGTCGTAGAGCGTTGCCACCGAAAGCACATCTTTGATTCCAGCTATGGATTTTATTTTCTGCCCGAGGTCGTACCATCCGTTGAATTTTTTCAGCGTGAAAAAATCGTTGTCTGAAAAGCCGAGCACCATCACGCTTCCGTCTTCGCCATACAATTTTTTGAACTGTTCGTATTCAATGTTCGCGGTATCTTTTTCAGGAAGCGCGCGCGCGTAAGAATAAGAAAGTTCAATGTTGTAAGCGCGCCATCCGAAAAAAATGGTGAGCAAACCCAGTCCGACAAGGAAAGCAATCCTGTTCCGTAAAATCAGCGCGCTGAGTTTTTGCCACATAAGTTGCGAAGATAATAATTCAGCAGAGGTTAGAAGTTAGAGGTTAGAGGTTTTAAGTTGGTAATTCGTACATTCGTAAACAATCTGTATTCGTAAATGGATTCACTAAACCTTATCTCAAAATTTACTTTCCGAAGAGGAATTAACGCAGGAAAAGTTCTGGCAGGATATTATTTTTCGAAGTGGACAAAAAAGCCGCATCAGTGGGGAATGCCGGTGAGCATTGCAATCGAACCGACAACATCCTGCAACCTGCGTTGTCCCGAATGCCCAAGCGGTTTGAGAAGTTTCACAAGAGAAACAGGAATGCTGAACGAAAATTTTTTTCAGAAAATAATTGATGAGCTCCACAAAGAAATTTTTTACCTCACTTTTTATTTTCAGGGCGAGCCGTATTTGAATCCGAAGTTTCTGGAGATGGTCGAGTATGCTTCTGAAAAAAACATTTACACTGCCACGAGCACTAACGCTCATTATCTGGATGATGAAAATGCAAAAGCTACTGTTGAATCAGGGCTTGACAGATTAATTATTTCCATAGATGGAACGACTCAAGAAAGTTATCAATCATACAGAATCGGTGGCGATTTGCAAAAAGTAATTGACGGAACAAAAAATATTCTGAAATGGAAAAAGAAATTGAAATCAAAAACTCCCTACGTAATTTTTCAGTTTGTTGTGTTTCGGCAGAATGAAAATGAAGTGGAAGAAATAAAAAAACTTGGCAAAGAACTTGGAGTGAATGAAGTAAAAATAAAATCCGCGCAGATATATGATTACGAAAACGGGAATGAACGCATCCCAACCAAAGAAGAATTTTCGCGGTATAAAAAATCAGAAACCAATTCGCAATTTGAAATCCGTAATTCGCAATCTATTGCCAGTTGCTGGCGCATGTGGAACAGTTGTGTGATTACGTGGGACGGCAAAATTGTTCCCTGCTGTTTTGACAAGGATGCAAAGCACCAGTTAGGAGATTTGAAAGAAAGAAGTTTTAAGGATATTTGGTTCAACGGCTCGTACACAAAATTTCGCTCAGCACTTTTGAAATCAAGAAAAGAAATTGATATTTGCAAAAACTGTTCGGAAGGAACGAAAGTGTGGTTGTAGTATTTTTGTCATTCTGAGCGCAGCGAAGAATCTACGTAGATGTTTCGCTTCGCTCAACAGGACAAAAACAAAAAAACAAAATGAAAAAAATATTTTGGCTCTGCATCCCGATAAAATCGGGGCTCATATCATTTTTAATTTATAATTCTTCATTTATAATTTCTGCACAGGGCACCTGGACTCAGAAAGCAAACTTTGGTGGAACAGCAAGATACTTGGCGGTTGGTTTTTCCATAGGAACAAAAGGATATATCGGAACAGGATATGATTACAGCGGTTCAAAACAGGATTTTTGGGAATGGGATCAGGTAACAAATACATGGACGCAGAAAATAAACTTTAGCGGAACAGCAAGAAATGACGCTGTAGGTTTTTCCATCGGCTTAAAAGGGTATATAGGGACAGGCAGTACTTCTTCTGGTATGACAAAAGATTTTTGGGAATATTGTGACACTTGTACTGGTGCGGGAGTAAATGAAATTGAAAATCAATTTTCCATTTCCGTTTTTCCAAATACATCAAACGGCAAGTTTACAGTTTCCTGTCTTCAGTTTCCGGTTAAGGAAATAATGATTTATAATTTATCAGGTAAACTTGTTTATCATGCAACTGTAAACAGCAAACAGGAAACCATAAACCTGAGCGCAGCGAGCGGAGTTTATTTCTATCAACTCTCTTCCCCCTCTCCTGCAGGAGAGGGTCGGGGTGAGGTCGCAACAGGCAAACTCATTATTGAGTAAA
The sequence above is drawn from the Bacteroidota bacterium genome and encodes:
- a CDS encoding polyprenyl synthetase family protein; amino-acid sequence: MVKEVQNKIDEEIKKLFQELSISPVELYEPIRYMLSLGGKRIRPLFVLLANDLFEGKTEDAIPAALAIELFHNFTLVHDDIMDNAPLRRNQPTVHQKWNSSSAILSGDVMLVKAFQLLSESTQFEIIFPVFSEMAVKVCEGQQFDLNYEQLNKISVPQYFKMIELKTAVLFAASMKIGALTGKTKANDAENIYEFGKNIGMAFQLRDDLLDVYGEEEKFGKQKGGDIISNKKTFLLLKAIELSGLNSYKKEELVQWLEFNPKNEKDSKEKVEAVKSIYDFCNVKKITGQEINSFHQKAIASLDKVSASEEKMKVLIEFTSSLLSREA
- a CDS encoding NAD-dependent epimerase/dehydratase family protein, translated to MPQKILITGGAGFIASYLAEKLAEQSKNHIVIVDDLSTGALEKIPHSKSDNIRFIKADVNFFDDISNIFFSFQPDYVFHYAALVGVKRTLENPVKVLNDVSGIKNILNLSKSTGVKRIYYSSSSEVYGEPVELPQHEETTPLNSRLPYAIVKNIGEAYLKAYKKEFGLDYTVFRFFNTYGPKQSKDFVISKFINRSMKNENIEVYGDGKQTRTFCYVDDNIEATTNSFYKNLFVNDVVNIGSDIEITILELAKTIVKLTKSKSKIIHLPPLPEGDMTRRQPDASKMKKLLHRSFIPLEEGLKKILADTKYIQGK
- the rfbA gene encoding glucose-1-phosphate thymidylyltransferase RfbA, encoding MKGIILAGGSGTRLHPLTLAISKQIMPVYDKPMIYYPLSTLMMAGINEILIISTPHDLPCFEKLLGDGKNIGCKFSYAEQKIPNGLAQAFVIGEKFIGKDSVVLILGDNIFYGSGLGRLLKQHQNPNGGVVFAYHVSDPERYGVVEFDKKGNAISIEEKPEEPKSNYAVPGLYFYDNSVVKVAKNLKPSARGEYEITEVNKKYLEQGKLKVGILDRGTAWLDTGTFSSLMQASQFVQVIEERQDLKIGCIEEVAYRMKFINKAQLKKLAEPLMKSGYGKYLLKIADE
- a CDS encoding MMPL family transporter: MWQKLSALILRNRIAFLVGLGLLTIFFGWRAYNIELSYSYARALPEKDTANIEYEQFKKLYGEDGSVMVLGFSDNDFFTLKKFNGWYDLGQKIKSIAGIKDVLSVATLYDMKRNDSLSRFDFIPLLKEKPQTQNELDSIHRKILSLPFYEGLIFNSDSNATLMAITFDKEHLNSKDRITISQDIQKLGDEFGQANNIAMHYSGMPYIRTVFMKKVSSEMFLFLLLAIAVTSILLFLFFRSFLAVFFSILVCLVGVVISVGTLQLFGYKITILSGLIPPLILVIGVPNCIFIINKYQEELVSHGNKIKALARAVQKVSVSNFLANITTAIGFGVFYFTNSTLLVEFGIVAAINVMSTYVIAHILLPIIYSFLPAPKHTKHLQNKYILRTMEVVDQLVHHKRAAIYSIITIITLISLYGMTKIRVIGFLVDDLPKKDPVYEHLHFFERNFHGVMPFEINVDTKKKNGVFADRGGSAIPTLYKIQSLQRMMKKYGAFSKPLSIVEGLKFAYQAYNNGDAKKYKVLPGAMELAKLRDYMQTIKGKENKLASFMDSTKQFTRVSFQMADVGTDSLQKLLNDIRPRVDSIFNFNHETNAWAADSLKYKVALTGLSHVFLKSNAYLFHHLFVSLLIAIGLILIIGIVLFRSVWIIVLSKLPCLIPLAITAGIMGFAGIPFKPSTILIFSIAFGIASDGTIYILTEYRHQLRKLHEDRSKAISRTVRELGTSMIYTNTILFFGFAIFAFSTFGGTVAMGILISITLAVSLTTNLILLPSILLSLEKRKAVKDILEKPLIGVDEEDEEEEKSNVSL
- a CDS encoding SPASM domain-containing protein, translating into MDSLNLISKFTFRRGINAGKVLAGYYFSKWTKKPHQWGMPVSIAIEPTTSCNLRCPECPSGLRSFTRETGMLNENFFQKIIDELHKEIFYLTFYFQGEPYLNPKFLEMVEYASEKNIYTATSTNAHYLDDENAKATVESGLDRLIISIDGTTQESYQSYRIGGDLQKVIDGTKNILKWKKKLKSKTPYVIFQFVVFRQNENEVEEIKKLGKELGVNEVKIKSAQIYDYENGNERIPTKEEFSRYKKSETNSQFEIRNSQSIASCWRMWNSCVITWDGKIVPCCFDKDAKHQLGDLKERSFKDIWFNGSYTKFRSALLKSRKEIDICKNCSEGTKVWL
- a CDS encoding T9SS type A sorting domain-containing protein, which encodes MKKIFWLCIPIKSGLISFLIYNSSFIISAQGTWTQKANFGGTARYLAVGFSIGTKGYIGTGYDYSGSKQDFWEWDQVTNTWTQKINFSGTARNDAVGFSIGLKGYIGTGSTSSGMTKDFWEYCDTCTGAGVNEIENQFSISVFPNTSNGKFTVSCLQFPVKEIMIYNLSGKLVYHATVNSKQETINLSAASGVYFYQLSSPSPAGEGRGEVATGKLIIE